A stretch of the Vidua chalybeata isolate OUT-0048 chromosome Z, bVidCha1 merged haplotype, whole genome shotgun sequence genome encodes the following:
- the ENC1 gene encoding ectoderm-neural cortex protein 1 produces MSVSMHENRKSRASTGSINIYLFHKSSYADSVLTHLNLLRQQCLFTDVLLHAGNRSFPCHRAVLAACSRYFEAMFSGGLKESQDSEVNFHNSIHPEVLELLLDYAYSSRVIINEENAESLLEAGDMLEFQDIRDACAEFLEKNLHPTNCLGMLLLSDAHQCTKLYELSWRMCLSNFQSISKSEDFLQLPKDMVVQLLSSEELETEDERLVYESAINWVNYDLSKRHCYLPELLQTVRLALLPAIYLMENVAMEELITKQRKSKEIVEESIRCKLKILQNDGVVTSLCARPRKTGHSLFLLGGQTFMCDKLYLVDQKAKEIIPKADIPSPRKEFSACAIGCKVYITGGRGSENGVSKDVWVYDTLHEEWSKAAPMLVARFGHGSAELKHCLYVVGGHTAATGCLPASPSVSLKQVEQYDPVTNKWTMVAPLREGVSNAAVVSAKLKLFAFGGTSVSHDKLPKVQCYDQCENRWTVPATCPQPWRYTAAAVLGNQIFIMGGDTEFSACSAYKFNSEAYQWTKVGDVTAKRMSCHAVASGNKLYVVGGYFGIQRCKTLDCYDPTLDVWNSITTVPYSLIPTAFVSTWKHLPS; encoded by the coding sequence ATGTCGGTCAGCATGCATGAAAATCGCAAGTCTAGGGCCAGTACTGGCTCCATAAACATATACTTGTTCCACAAGTCATCCTATGCTGATAGTGTCCTTACTCATCTAAACCTCCTGCGTCAGCAGTGTCTCTTTACAGATGTACTTCTCCATGCTGGAAACAGGTCATTCCCCTGCCACAGAGCAGTTCTAGCTGCTTGTAGCCGCTATTTTGAAGCAATGTTCAGTGGAGGACTGAAAGAGAGCCAGGACAGTGAAGTCAACTTTCACAATTCTATTCACCCAGAAGTTCTGGAGCTTCTTCTGGACTATGCATATTCCTCCAGAGTTATCATCAATGAGGAAAATGCAGAGTCACTGCTGGAGGCTGGTGACATGTTGGAGTTTCAGGACATTAGAGATGCTTGTGCAGAGTTTCTAGAGAAAAACCTTCATCCCACCAACTGTCTTGgtatgctgctgctgtcagatgCTCATCAGTGTACCAAGCTGTATGAGCTCTCTTGGAGGATGTGCCTTAGCAACTTCCAGAGTATCAGTAAAAGTGAAGACTTCCTCCAGCTGCCAAAAGACATGGTAGTGCAACTCCTTTCCAGTGAAGAATTAGAAACTGAAGATGAAAGGCTAGTATATGAATCAGCTATCAACTGGGTCAACTATGACCTGAGTAAGCGTCACTGTTACCTGCCAGAGCTACTGCAGACAGTGAGACTGGCCCTCCTGCCAGCCATATACCTTATGGAGAATGTGGCCATGGAAGAACTTATCAccaagcaaaggaaaagcaaggaaattgTAGAAGAATCAATAAGATGCAAGTTGAAGATCTTACAGAATGATGGAGTGGTCACCAGCCTGTGTGCCAGACCCCGAAAAACTGGCcattcactttttcttttgggTGGCCAAACCTTTATGTGTGACAAGCTGTATTTGGTAGATCAAAAGGCAAAGGAGATCATTCCAAAAGCTGACATTCCAAGCCCACGGAAAGAATTCAGTGCTTGTGCCATAGGCTGCAAAGTGTATATCACTGGGGGACGAGGATCAGAAAATGGAGTCTCCAAAGACGTTTGGGTGTATGACACCCTTCATGAGGAATGGTCGAAGGCTGCTCCCATGCTGGTAGCTAGGTTTGGCCACGGCTCTGCTGAACTTAAGCACTGTTTGTATGTAGTAGGCGGGCACACTGCAGCAACTGGTTGCCTTCCAGCTTCCCCTTCAGTATCCCTAAAGCAAGTAGAACAGTATGACCCCGTGACCAACAAATGGACCATGGTTGCCCCACTACGAGAGGGAGTAAGCAATGCAGCTGTAGTCAGTGCGAAGCTGAAGCTGTTTGCTTTTGGTGGTACCAGCGTTAGCCATGACAAGCTGCCCAAAGTCCAGTGCTATGATCAGTGTGAAAACAGATGGACTGTACCAGCcacctgcccccagccctggcgCTACACGGCTGCAGCTGTTCTgggaaatcagatttttattaTGGGTGGAGATACTGAATTCTCTGCATGCTCTGCTTATAAATTCAACAGTGAGGCATACCAGTGGACTAAGGTGGGAGATGTGACAGCAAAGCGAATGAGCTGCCATGCAGTAGCATCTGGAAACAAATTGTATGTGGTTGGAGGCTACTTTGGCATTCAGAGGTGCAAAACATTGGACTGCTATGATCCCACATTAGATGTATGGAACAGCATAACAACTGTGCCCTATTCATTAATACCCACGGCATTTGTCAGCACATGGAAGCACCTCCCCTCCTAA